The DNA sequence TTGTCTCTAGCTAGGCGGGAGCTGGATTACCCACGGGCTGGCGCACTGGCCGAAATCCGGCTCAGCCATTTGGTCCTTCCATGACGAACTCCCCGAAATTGTCTCTGTGAATAACCTGCGTTTCTGCGTGATAAGTCTCGCGAAATGATTTGGGGAACTTGGTCGTCCGCTTGGGACTCCACTTGAATTCGTAGCCGGATATTTGGCCGTCTCGCTCTTCCACGAGATCTACTTCTTGGCCCTGTTTGGTGCGCCAAAAATACATATTGGTGAAGGTGCGGTGGTATTGATGGTATTTGAAGCGCTCGGCCATGAGGAAGTTTTCCCACAAAGCGCCGATGTCCTGCCGATTGATCAAAGGAGCGAAATTCCCGATGAGCGTATTCCGGATGCCATTGTCGAAAAAGTAGATCTTTTGGCTGGTCTTGAGCTCGTTTCGCAGATTTCGGCTGAAGCCGCCCAGCCTGAAAATGACAAATCCATCACAGAGAATATCCACATATCGAATGACCGTTTTGACGTCGATTCCAGCCAATTGCGATAATTCATTGTAGCTGATCTTGTTTCCGACCTGAAAAGCCAGCGCACGGACGAGCTTCTCCAGCGCGTCAGGGCGTTTGATCGAGGAAAGTGAGAGGATGTCCCGATACAGATAGCTGTCAGCAAGCGTCGTGAGAATTTCGCGTTCATTTCCGGTATGATTGAGAACATCGGGATAGCTTCCAAATATCAATCTTTCCTCAAGGGTTTGGATGGCCCGGAGATAGCCGATAGAATGCTCGTATTCTTCCCAAGAGATTGGAAAAAGCTGAAATTCCCATTTTCTGCCAGTCAGTGGCTCATTGATTTGGTGGGCGATATCGAAAGAGGAGGAACCCGAGGCAAACAATTGTACCTCCTGAAATTGGTCGGTGATGAGTTTCATCGTGATGCCAATCTCGGGAATCCGCTGTGCCTCGTCGATGAATACATAGCGGTGGTTACCGATCAGTCTGGCAAGTTGGGTGGTGGAGATGCCCGTCAGTTGCCTCCGGATGGCGGGATCATCTCCATTGAGGAATAGGTATGGGCTATCTCTCAAGATCTTTTTGAGCAGCGTCGTCTTGCCCACTTGGCGAGGGCCTGTCAAGATGATCGCTTTTCCTTTGGATATCCGGTGCTGAATTTCGGACTCAATTGTGCGAAGGAACATGACCTTTATGGAGTTGATTCCGTATAAGTTATGACTTTTGTGGAATTAGTTCCGCGAAAGTTTGAAAAATGATTGGGTATTCGCTGGTATAGCCTTTTATGTTTCCTATCTTTTGCCTCATCCCTGAAAATC is a window from the Pontibacter sp. G13 genome containing:
- a CDS encoding ATP-binding protein codes for the protein MFLRTIESEIQHRISKGKAIILTGPRQVGKTTLLKKILRDSPYLFLNGDDPAIRRQLTGISTTQLARLIGNHRYVFIDEAQRIPEIGITMKLITDQFQEVQLFASGSSSFDIAHQINEPLTGRKWEFQLFPISWEEYEHSIGYLRAIQTLEERLIFGSYPDVLNHTGNEREILTTLADSYLYRDILSLSSIKRPDALEKLVRALAFQVGNKISYNELSQLAGIDVKTVIRYVDILCDGFVIFRLGGFSRNLRNELKTSQKIYFFDNGIRNTLIGNFAPLINRQDIGALWENFLMAERFKYHQYHRTFTNMYFWRTKQGQEVDLVEERDGQISGYEFKWSPKRTTKFPKSFRETYHAETQVIHRDNFGEFVMEGPNG